From a single Sporosarcina oncorhynchi genomic region:
- a CDS encoding enoyl-CoA hydratase-related protein, with protein sequence MTETIRYEIADGIAWIYLNRPDKLNAFVAQMNREVKEAVKSASNDDEVRCIVLTGEGRAFCSGQDLAEVDENMDHGQVLRDHYGPMIKQIRDCEKPIIAAVNGVAAGAGFSLALACDFRLIAERASFVNAFIHVGLIPDSGNLYYLTQLVGHAKATELAMLGEKVTAADAVEMGLANRLIPMDTWEEDVTAFAARLAALPTKALGLIKRSLKATTTLSFEDYLEQEAQGQRIAGLTKDHREGVTAFMEKRKPVYSGQ encoded by the coding sequence ATGACTGAAACAATTCGCTATGAGATCGCAGATGGCATTGCATGGATCTATTTAAATAGACCCGACAAACTGAACGCCTTTGTTGCACAGATGAACCGTGAAGTGAAGGAGGCAGTTAAATCTGCTTCCAATGATGATGAAGTTCGTTGCATTGTCCTAACGGGCGAAGGACGAGCATTTTGTTCCGGACAGGATCTAGCGGAAGTCGATGAAAACATGGATCACGGCCAAGTATTACGAGACCATTATGGGCCGATGATCAAACAAATTAGAGACTGTGAAAAACCGATTATTGCCGCTGTAAATGGCGTTGCAGCTGGTGCGGGCTTCAGCCTTGCACTTGCTTGCGACTTCAGACTGATTGCAGAACGGGCAAGTTTTGTAAACGCCTTTATTCATGTCGGTCTTATTCCAGACTCCGGCAATCTCTATTATCTGACACAACTTGTAGGACATGCGAAAGCAACGGAACTAGCCATGTTAGGAGAAAAAGTGACTGCTGCTGACGCTGTGGAAATGGGCCTTGCGAATCGACTAATTCCAATGGATACATGGGAAGAAGACGTTACCGCGTTTGCAGCCCGGCTAGCTGCTTTGCCAACAAAAGCACTCGGGTTGATCAAGCGTTCATTGAAGGCAACAACGACACTATCATTTGAAGACTACCTTGAACAAGAAGCTCAAGGACAGCGGATCGCGGGTCTCACAAAGGATCATCGTGAAGGTGTTACCGCATTCATGGAAAAAAGAAAACCTGTCTACTCGGGACAATAG
- the paaX gene encoding phenylacetic acid degradation operon negative regulatory protein PaaX — translation MIFTIYGDYIRHYGNKIWIGSLIRLLKEFGHNEQSVRVAVSRMMKQGWLNSEKKGNKSYYFLTRRGELRIEEAATRIFKLTPHEWDGKWRMLMYTIPEEKRHIRDELRKELLWSGFGSFSNGCWITPNDLGKEVSLLIEKYEIQPYADLFLSEYEGPQANRALVEKSWPLEEIEGKYQEFISTYSNNYIIHQSMMNNGQMTDAECFVERTKLVHEYRKFLFIDPGLPKELLPAIWKGNHAAHLFEQYYKLLAQSASRFFEDVFQEDNDLRRKDKSYDAEVHPLIID, via the coding sequence ATGATTTTTACCATATATGGAGACTACATTCGTCATTACGGAAATAAGATTTGGATAGGCAGTTTGATTAGATTATTGAAGGAGTTCGGCCATAATGAACAATCAGTTCGTGTAGCCGTCTCCAGAATGATGAAGCAAGGTTGGCTTAATTCTGAAAAGAAAGGGAATAAAAGCTATTACTTTCTGACTCGCCGCGGAGAATTACGAATTGAAGAAGCGGCGACGCGTATTTTTAAATTGACACCACATGAATGGGATGGAAAATGGCGTATGCTGATGTATACGATTCCTGAAGAGAAAAGGCATATACGTGATGAACTGCGTAAAGAGCTTTTATGGAGCGGCTTTGGAAGTTTTTCGAATGGTTGCTGGATCACACCGAATGACCTTGGGAAAGAAGTAAGCCTTCTTATTGAAAAATATGAGATCCAACCCTACGCGGATCTATTCTTATCCGAATATGAAGGACCGCAGGCGAATCGAGCACTCGTTGAGAAAAGTTGGCCGCTTGAAGAGATTGAAGGGAAGTACCAAGAATTCATTTCAACGTATAGCAATAACTATATTATCCATCAAAGTATGATGAATAATGGGCAAATGACTGATGCGGAATGTTTCGTAGAGAGAACAAAACTTGTGCATGAATACCGAAAGTTCCTTTTTATTGATCCCGGACTGCCGAAAGAGTTGCTGCCCGCAATCTGGAAAGGCAACCATGCTGCCCATTTATTTGAACAATATTATAAGTTGTTGGCGCAATCAGCCAGCAGGTTTTTTGAAGATGTGTTCCAAGAAGATAATGATTTGCGGCGAAAAGACAAATCGTACGATGCAGAAGTCCATCCGCTTATTATTGACTAA
- a CDS encoding 3-hydroxyacyl-CoA dehydrogenase, with protein MIERIVVVGSGVMGRGIAYVGAVGRYAVTLVDSNETALQNAKNEIEVIFKKGIQYGKISADDAEYARQKIVYENDLTKAVGNADLIIEAVPEMASIKRQVFEEMEKHAPKECYFATNTSTMSPTEIASYGKRPGKTIAMHFFNPVHKMPLVEIVKGLETSDETVEVIKQVAVRMGKETVVINEFPGFVTSRISALVGNEAFFMLQEGLGTPEEIDKAIKLGLNYPMGPFELGDLVGLDTRLNNLNYLHEKLGEKYRPAPLLEQYVKAGRLGRKSGKGVYDYTTEDELVKK; from the coding sequence ATGATTGAGCGAATCGTTGTAGTCGGTTCCGGCGTGATGGGCAGGGGGATTGCCTATGTAGGCGCCGTTGGTCGGTACGCAGTTACACTTGTCGATAGTAATGAAACTGCACTTCAAAATGCAAAGAATGAAATTGAAGTGATTTTCAAAAAAGGAATTCAGTATGGGAAAATTTCAGCAGACGACGCGGAGTATGCGCGTCAAAAAATAGTCTATGAAAATGATCTCACAAAAGCCGTAGGAAACGCTGATTTAATTATAGAAGCCGTACCTGAAATGGCATCGATTAAAAGGCAAGTATTTGAGGAGATGGAGAAACACGCTCCGAAAGAGTGCTATTTCGCAACGAATACTTCTACGATGAGTCCTACGGAAATTGCTTCCTATGGTAAACGTCCTGGGAAAACAATTGCCATGCATTTTTTCAATCCCGTACATAAAATGCCACTTGTAGAAATTGTGAAGGGATTGGAAACGAGCGATGAGACTGTAGAAGTAATTAAACAAGTGGCGGTAAGAATGGGGAAAGAAACGGTTGTCATCAATGAATTCCCAGGATTCGTCACTAGCAGAATTAGTGCACTTGTAGGCAACGAAGCATTTTTCATGCTGCAAGAGGGACTTGGAACACCGGAAGAAATTGATAAGGCAATTAAACTAGGCTTAAATTATCCGATGGGTCCATTTGAACTTGGTGATTTGGTAGGTCTTGATACACGCTTGAATAACTTGAACTATTTGCACGAAAAACTTGGTGAAAAGTACAGGCCCGCACCTCTTTTAGAACAATACGTGAAAGCGGGCCGACTCGGTCGAAAAAGTGGCAAAGGCGTATATGATTATACTACTGAAGATGAGTTGGTGAAAAAATGA
- a CDS encoding enoyl-CoA hydratase-related protein, which translates to MTTVLYEKKNNIAYVTINRESMLNCFDYETLHQLQEVTDSISLDQEVRAVIFTGAGDKAFSAGADLKERKTLNEMEVKRNVKAIRDAFQAIANLPQPTIAAVNGYAFGGGFELMIACDFSIAVEGVKMGLTETSWAIIPGAGGTQRLPRLVGEMRAKELIFTARKFTAEEGLKLGIILEVVERENLLAACEQLALSMMENGPVAIQQAKYAITQGMNTDLQTGLAIESKAYEIIIPTEDRLEALQAFSEKRSPVFKGK; encoded by the coding sequence ATGACAACAGTTTTGTATGAAAAAAAGAACAATATTGCCTATGTAACCATTAATCGTGAGAGCATGTTAAATTGCTTTGATTATGAAACCCTTCATCAACTTCAGGAAGTTACGGATTCAATTTCACTCGATCAAGAGGTGCGAGCGGTTATTTTTACGGGCGCAGGCGATAAAGCATTTTCCGCAGGAGCCGATTTGAAAGAACGAAAAACATTGAATGAGATGGAAGTGAAAAGAAATGTTAAGGCAATAAGGGATGCATTCCAAGCGATCGCAAACCTGCCGCAGCCGACAATTGCCGCAGTGAACGGCTATGCTTTTGGAGGTGGTTTTGAATTGATGATTGCTTGCGACTTTTCCATTGCAGTAGAAGGAGTGAAAATGGGACTGACTGAAACGAGTTGGGCGATCATCCCAGGGGCAGGCGGAACACAAAGGCTACCAAGACTTGTAGGGGAGATGAGAGCGAAGGAGCTAATCTTCACCGCCAGAAAGTTCACAGCAGAAGAAGGCTTGAAACTGGGAATCATCCTGGAAGTGGTAGAACGGGAAAACCTACTTGCCGCTTGCGAGCAACTCGCTCTTTCAATGATGGAAAATGGTCCAGTTGCTATTCAACAAGCTAAATATGCAATCACACAAGGGATGAATACGGATTTGCAAACAGGACTTGCAATTGAATCGAAAGCATACGAAATCATCATCCCAACCGAAGATCGACTGGAAGCACTCCAAGCATTCAGTGAAAAAAGAAGTCCGGTATTTAAGGGGAAATGA
- a CDS encoding acetyl-CoA C-acyltransferase, with translation MREVVIVDAVRTPIGRYNGALKDVRPDDLGAVVIKALVERNPNLPVEEIEEVVFGNANQAGEDNRNVARMAGLLAGLPVEVAGTTINRLCGSGLDAVMYAARAIAVGDGDIYIAGGTESMTRAPLVMAKPDKANPRGNMELQDTTIGWRFTNSRLKKMYGADSMPQTAENVAQRYNITRESQDLFAYESQQRAKKAMEENRFVEEIVPVVYQDRKGNEIIVDRDEHPRPDTTLEKLAKLKPIFEGGTVTAGNASGVNDGSAALLLMSSEKAKELNLTPLARYVIGATAGLEPAVMGLGPIYASRKAMERAGLTMNDIGLVELNEAFASQSIECMRQLEVDGSKVNVNGGAIAFGHPLGASGARILTTLLYEMKKQNVQYGLATMCIGVGQGIAALVENASFPCEKETAK, from the coding sequence ATGAGGGAAGTCGTCATAGTGGACGCTGTCCGTACACCAATCGGGCGATACAATGGTGCTCTAAAAGACGTGCGCCCGGATGATTTAGGCGCAGTCGTTATTAAAGCGCTTGTCGAACGGAATCCAAATCTTCCAGTAGAGGAAATTGAAGAAGTTGTTTTCGGAAATGCCAATCAGGCCGGCGAAGATAACCGAAATGTGGCGCGAATGGCCGGCTTATTGGCGGGGCTCCCGGTTGAAGTCGCGGGCACGACGATCAACCGTCTATGTGGTTCAGGACTCGACGCTGTGATGTATGCCGCAAGAGCAATCGCGGTCGGGGATGGGGATATTTACATTGCAGGCGGGACAGAGAGCATGACACGTGCGCCACTTGTGATGGCAAAGCCTGACAAAGCAAATCCCCGCGGCAATATGGAGTTGCAAGATACGACCATTGGGTGGCGTTTCACGAATAGTCGACTAAAAAAAATGTATGGCGCGGACTCAATGCCGCAAACGGCTGAAAACGTTGCACAGCGGTATAACATAACGCGTGAAAGTCAGGATTTATTTGCATATGAAAGCCAGCAACGTGCAAAAAAAGCGATGGAAGAAAATCGGTTCGTGGAGGAAATTGTTCCCGTCGTTTATCAAGACCGGAAAGGGAACGAAATCATTGTGGATCGAGATGAACACCCGCGGCCAGATACGACGCTTGAAAAACTGGCTAAACTGAAGCCGATCTTTGAAGGCGGCACTGTTACCGCAGGCAATGCTTCCGGTGTGAATGATGGGTCAGCTGCATTGCTTCTGATGAGTTCTGAGAAAGCGAAAGAACTTAATCTTACACCACTTGCGCGATATGTGATCGGAGCAACAGCAGGACTTGAACCTGCTGTAATGGGGCTTGGTCCAATTTATGCTTCTAGAAAAGCAATGGAACGGGCAGGACTTACGATGAATGACATAGGGCTTGTTGAATTGAATGAAGCCTTTGCCTCTCAATCCATCGAGTGTATGCGTCAGTTGGAAGTAGACGGCAGTAAAGTGAATGTCAACGGTGGGGCAATCGCTTTTGGGCATCCTTTAGGGGCTAGTGGCGCCCGAATTCTGACGACACTTCTTTATGAAATGAAGAAACAGAACGTTCAATATGGACTGGCGACGATGTGTATCGGGGTAGGCCAGGGAATAGCGGCACTCGTTGAAAATGCAAGTTTCCCGTGTGAAAAGGAGACAGCAAAATGA
- the paaC gene encoding 1,2-phenylacetyl-CoA epoxidase subunit PaaC has product MSEIENGVTAENNDAITSLLFQLADDDFLYAYRGSEWLGLAPHIEEDVASSSISQDSMGHAAMYYQLLEELGVGNADELAHIRPSQDRRNSILTERVNGEGYYMETPKYDWAYQVVRSYFYTQAKKVKVDSLCQSSYQPLAEVAVKVRMELYYHRLHWETWFKQLFSSTEEAKKRMNEAMTLVMNDFGDMFSFGNQKQAIETYKLIDSEERLKKNWLTSIQPVFAALQMDVPAIPETLANNGRNGEHTVDLDEALLTLSEVYKVDPVASW; this is encoded by the coding sequence ATGAGCGAAATTGAAAACGGAGTGACTGCGGAAAACAACGATGCGATAACGAGCTTGTTGTTCCAATTGGCGGATGATGATTTCCTGTATGCGTACCGGGGATCTGAGTGGCTCGGACTCGCTCCACATATTGAGGAAGATGTCGCTTCTTCATCGATTAGCCAAGATAGTATGGGGCATGCAGCGATGTACTATCAACTTCTCGAAGAGTTAGGGGTCGGAAATGCAGATGAATTAGCTCATATTCGCCCGTCGCAAGATCGAAGAAACAGCATTTTGACAGAGCGGGTAAACGGTGAAGGCTATTACATGGAAACACCGAAATATGATTGGGCCTATCAAGTGGTCAGAAGTTATTTTTACACACAGGCAAAAAAAGTGAAAGTGGATTCGTTATGCCAAAGTTCGTATCAGCCACTTGCTGAAGTTGCGGTAAAAGTGAGGATGGAACTTTATTATCACAGATTGCATTGGGAAACGTGGTTTAAGCAATTGTTCAGTTCTACCGAAGAGGCAAAAAAGCGAATGAATGAAGCTATGACGCTAGTTATGAATGACTTTGGAGATATGTTCTCCTTTGGCAATCAAAAACAAGCCATTGAAACATATAAGTTGATAGACAGTGAGGAACGATTGAAGAAAAACTGGCTAACGAGCATTCAACCGGTGTTTGCTGCGCTTCAAATGGATGTACCGGCAATCCCAGAAACGCTTGCGAATAATGGAAGGAATGGCGAGCATACAGTAGACCTGGATGAAGCTCTGCTTACGCTTTCTGAAGTGTACAAGGTAGATCCGGTCGCTTCCTGGTAA
- a CDS encoding enoyl-CoA hydratase/isomerase family protein produces MTRFEYLETSIEGNGVAVIYLNRPRQLNSLNRKMVSEIVAAMEDYDRDENVRVIVLTGVGRAFSAGADIDEMTTDDPISLELLNQFADWDRLTLIKKPIIGAVKGFVFGGGFELALSCDLLISASGTQFSFPEVGLGVMPGAGGTQRLTKLAGRTKAIEWLWTGERFSAEVALTHGVINKIVAPELLMEETLKFANRLATQPPLSLRLIKDSVNKAVDYSLYEGMQYERKNFYLLFASQDQKEGMNAFVGKRKPEYRGK; encoded by the coding sequence ATGACCCGTTTCGAATATCTTGAAACGTCCATAGAGGGAAACGGTGTAGCTGTCATCTATCTGAATCGCCCCCGTCAGTTAAACTCGTTAAATCGAAAAATGGTCAGTGAAATCGTCGCAGCGATGGAAGACTATGATCGTGATGAAAACGTCCGTGTCATTGTACTGACAGGCGTTGGACGCGCTTTTTCAGCGGGAGCAGATATTGATGAAATGACAACTGACGACCCGATTAGTCTCGAATTATTGAACCAATTTGCGGATTGGGACCGTCTAACACTTATTAAAAAACCAATCATCGGTGCTGTTAAAGGATTTGTTTTCGGTGGGGGCTTCGAGCTTGCCCTCTCTTGTGATCTATTAATCTCAGCTAGCGGCACACAGTTTTCATTTCCGGAAGTAGGGCTTGGCGTCATGCCAGGAGCGGGAGGTACGCAGCGGTTGACGAAACTGGCTGGCCGAACGAAAGCGATTGAATGGCTATGGACAGGAGAGAGGTTTTCCGCCGAAGTGGCTCTTACACACGGAGTCATCAACAAAATCGTTGCACCCGAGCTTTTAATGGAAGAAACGCTGAAGTTCGCTAATCGACTCGCTACACAACCGCCGCTTTCGTTGCGCCTCATTAAAGATTCGGTCAATAAAGCAGTGGATTATTCTTTATATGAAGGTATGCAATATGAACGGAAAAACTTCTATTTGCTTTTCGCTTCACAGGATCAAAAAGAAGGTATGAATGCTTTTGTGGGAAAAAGAAAACCGGAGTACCGGGGGAAGTAA
- a CDS encoding aldehyde dehydrogenase family protein gives MTTIQEGTTERESMKRDYYKLFINGEQVDGSNGERTKIYNPATGELLAEVAKATKEDAEKAVQAARDSFDNGKWKITPAGRRARVLNKIAEIMGSRFNELVELEILNTGKSLAAAKGQIAQAIEDFEFYAGAIVGHGGSVNNVPGQFHNYTEKEPLGVCAQIIPWNYPLMMAAWKIAPAIAAGCSVVIKPASLTPLTAIVLGEICHEAGVPAGVVNILPGSGSEIGNYLVEHERVNKVAFTGSTSIGKDIMARAAGTVKRVTLELGGKSPSLVFEDADIEAAVDGSLYGAFNNTGQSCDARTRVYIHENVYDEFVEKFIAKTEKLVIGDPFSKETHMGAVIDQAQLDTVKSYVQSAIDEGAEILTGGKELKPEGYENGFWYAPTIIGNVTQDMKVVREEIFGPVVVVSKFKNEKEAIALANDSDYGLASSIWSTNTATTTRVANQIQAGIVMINTPFSAFPGTPFGGYKQSGFGRELSAGSLDLYTETKSIMSYFGSRPVNPFGL, from the coding sequence ATGACGACAATTCAAGAAGGAACGACAGAGCGTGAATCAATGAAGCGTGACTACTATAAGCTTTTTATAAACGGTGAACAAGTCGATGGAAGCAATGGGGAACGCACAAAAATTTATAATCCTGCGACGGGTGAACTGTTAGCTGAAGTGGCAAAAGCGACGAAAGAAGACGCTGAAAAAGCGGTTCAAGCGGCGAGGGATTCGTTTGATAATGGGAAGTGGAAAATCACTCCGGCCGGACGTCGTGCGCGTGTGTTGAATAAAATTGCGGAAATTATGGGCTCAAGATTCAATGAGCTTGTGGAACTCGAAATTTTGAATACAGGAAAATCACTTGCAGCTGCGAAAGGGCAGATTGCTCAAGCGATTGAGGACTTTGAATTTTATGCGGGCGCTATCGTTGGACACGGTGGATCTGTAAACAACGTGCCTGGGCAATTCCATAACTACACAGAAAAAGAGCCGCTTGGTGTGTGTGCGCAAATTATTCCGTGGAACTATCCGTTGATGATGGCTGCTTGGAAGATTGCACCGGCAATTGCTGCAGGATGTTCTGTCGTTATTAAGCCAGCATCATTAACGCCGCTTACAGCGATTGTTCTTGGAGAAATTTGTCATGAAGCAGGCGTTCCGGCAGGTGTTGTCAACATTCTACCTGGATCTGGTTCAGAGATCGGCAACTACTTGGTCGAACATGAACGCGTGAATAAAGTGGCGTTCACAGGTTCAACGTCCATCGGAAAAGACATTATGGCAAGAGCGGCAGGAACAGTCAAACGCGTCACACTGGAACTTGGCGGGAAATCACCAAGCCTTGTTTTTGAGGATGCCGATATTGAGGCAGCTGTCGATGGTTCACTCTACGGTGCATTCAATAACACGGGTCAATCTTGCGATGCACGTACACGCGTCTATATACATGAAAATGTTTACGACGAGTTCGTTGAGAAATTTATTGCGAAAACTGAAAAACTTGTAATTGGGGATCCATTTAGTAAAGAAACACATATGGGGGCAGTTATTGATCAAGCTCAGTTGGACACTGTGAAAAGCTATGTTCAATCTGCAATCGACGAAGGCGCTGAGATTCTAACAGGCGGTAAAGAATTGAAACCGGAAGGCTATGAAAACGGATTTTGGTATGCGCCGACCATTATCGGCAACGTCACACAAGACATGAAAGTTGTTCGTGAAGAAATTTTCGGACCAGTTGTCGTCGTCTCTAAATTCAAAAATGAAAAAGAGGCAATTGCCTTAGCAAATGACTCGGATTACGGGCTAGCCTCTTCTATCTGGTCGACAAATACGGCAACGACAACACGTGTCGCGAACCAAATTCAAGCGGGAATCGTAATGATCAACACACCGTTCTCCGCATTCCCAGGTACTCCATTCGGCGGCTACAAACAATCCGGATTCGGCCGAGAACTGTCAGCCGGTTCGCTTGATCTATACACTGAAACGAAAAGCATCATGTCCTACTTCGGCAGTCGGCCAGTCAATCCTTTTGGTCTATGA
- the paaB gene encoding 1,2-phenylacetyl-CoA epoxidase subunit PaaB translates to MAEEQSFYQEYEVFSKRTPAATFQYQFSLLAPNEEMALVLAQENFMRREPVVDIWIVNRKHIRKMDEEEKLTLRRLDNKEYRTTKGYGYLKKKWRHYEQEILDEKEILSWGGKRK, encoded by the coding sequence ATGGCCGAAGAGCAATCATTTTATCAAGAATACGAAGTTTTTAGCAAACGGACACCCGCTGCGACATTCCAGTACCAATTCAGTTTACTGGCTCCAAACGAAGAAATGGCACTCGTTTTGGCTCAGGAAAATTTCATGCGACGTGAACCGGTTGTCGACATTTGGATTGTGAATCGAAAGCATATTCGAAAGATGGATGAAGAGGAAAAATTGACGCTTCGCAGACTGGATAATAAAGAGTATCGTACGACAAAAGGGTACGGCTACTTGAAGAAAAAATGGCGTCACTATGAACAGGAAATCTTGGATGAAAAAGAAATCTTGTCATGGGGAGGAAAGCGGAAATGA
- a CDS encoding EthD family reductase, with protein sequence MAKLIALYKHPENKEEFDHHYFNVHAPITAKIPGLREMKVTKFTGSPMGGEGKYYLMCEMVYDSLEELQQGVSSPEGKASGKDLMGFARDLVTLMIGEDA encoded by the coding sequence ATGGCTAAATTAATCGCACTGTACAAACACCCTGAAAACAAAGAGGAATTCGATCATCATTACTTCAACGTTCACGCGCCAATCACAGCGAAAATTCCGGGACTTCGTGAAATGAAAGTGACAAAATTTACAGGATCTCCAATGGGCGGAGAGGGCAAATATTATCTTATGTGTGAGATGGTTTATGACAGTTTGGAAGAGTTGCAGCAGGGGGTAAGTTCACCCGAAGGAAAAGCGTCCGGGAAGGACTTAATGGGGTTTGCACGTGATCTTGTTACGTTAATGATCGGTGAAGATGCGTAA
- the paaA gene encoding 1,2-phenylacetyl-CoA epoxidase subunit PaaA gives MTTQHNRADEDLLARFMERIEAGDKIEADDWMPEEYRLTLIKLISMHGMSEIMGALPEKEWVPKAPSLGRKLGIMAKVQDEMGHGQLLLRVTEDLLKPYGKNRGDLMQDLFNGDLKFHNVFHMETKTWADAGIIGWLVDGAAIITQTDMLGASYGPYARALQRICAEEVFHAQHGESIIMALAEGTDEQKAMIQEALNRWWDSLLMFFGPASKETTGSSKQDVTIKYKIRTKTNEDFRQIFFDKYIPRILSLGLTIPDPTFHYENESGLWSYKQPDWEEFKRIIKNKGPRSQARLNLRRTSYENNAWVRDALSATVN, from the coding sequence ATGACGACTCAACACAATCGGGCTGATGAGGATTTGTTGGCCCGCTTTATGGAACGTATCGAGGCGGGGGATAAGATTGAAGCAGATGATTGGATGCCGGAAGAATACAGACTGACCTTGATTAAATTGATTTCCATGCATGGAATGAGCGAAATTATGGGAGCGCTTCCAGAGAAGGAATGGGTACCGAAAGCACCATCCCTAGGGCGGAAACTTGGGATCATGGCGAAGGTGCAAGATGAGATGGGGCATGGCCAGCTGCTGCTTCGTGTCACAGAAGACTTGCTAAAACCATACGGTAAAAATCGTGGAGATTTAATGCAGGACTTATTTAATGGGGACTTGAAATTCCATAACGTGTTCCATATGGAGACGAAAACGTGGGCGGATGCTGGAATCATCGGCTGGCTTGTTGACGGAGCAGCTATTATTACACAGACGGATATGCTCGGGGCTTCCTATGGACCTTATGCAAGGGCGCTGCAACGCATTTGTGCCGAAGAAGTGTTTCATGCGCAACATGGTGAGTCAATCATCATGGCGTTAGCTGAAGGAACGGATGAACAAAAAGCGATGATCCAAGAAGCTTTGAACCGATGGTGGGATTCATTGCTCATGTTCTTTGGACCAGCAAGCAAAGAAACAACCGGGTCATCGAAGCAAGACGTAACGATTAAATATAAAATTCGAACAAAAACAAATGAAGACTTCAGACAAATCTTTTTTGACAAATACATTCCCCGGATATTATCGCTTGGGTTAACTATTCCGGATCCAACTTTCCACTACGAAAACGAAAGTGGTTTATGGTCGTACAAACAACCGGACTGGGAAGAGTTTAAGAGAATCATTAAAAATAAAGGACCCCGCTCACAAGCACGCCTGAACTTACGCCGGACTTCTTATGAAAATAATGCATGGGTGCGTGATGCTTTGAGTGCAACAGTCAATTAA
- the paaD gene encoding 1,2-phenylacetyl-CoA epoxidase subunit PaaD, which yields MAVSESVSTGRVFDMLMTVKDPEIDSVSIMDLGMVEKVTTLGNTVTVVLLPTFLGCPALEVIKKNTIDAIQQLPEVEDVEVEFVFHPPWTSDRITEEGQKNLRAFGIAPPPRHFAEDGSWHVDCAYCGSTYVTMENIFGPTACRSILYCKSCKNVFEAMKPVSTLM from the coding sequence ATGGCTGTTTCTGAAAGCGTTTCCACAGGTCGTGTTTTTGACATGTTAATGACTGTAAAAGATCCAGAAATTGATTCTGTCAGCATAATGGACCTTGGTATGGTTGAAAAAGTCACGACCTTGGGGAATACCGTCACCGTCGTTTTACTTCCGACATTTTTAGGATGCCCGGCATTAGAAGTTATTAAGAAAAATACGATAGACGCAATTCAACAACTGCCAGAAGTGGAAGATGTCGAAGTGGAATTCGTCTTTCATCCGCCGTGGACATCAGATCGTATTACAGAAGAAGGCCAAAAGAATCTGCGTGCATTTGGAATAGCTCCGCCCCCACGCCACTTTGCAGAAGACGGTTCATGGCATGTGGATTGTGCCTATTGCGGTTCCACATATGTAACAATGGAAAACATTTTCGGGCCGACTGCTTGCAGAAGTATTTTGTATTGTAAGAGCTGTAAAAATGTATTTGAAGCAATGAAACCCGTTTCAACACTAATGTAA